One stretch of Zhihengliuella flava DNA includes these proteins:
- the soxR gene encoding redox-sensitive transcriptional activator SoxR yields the protein MTPEELAEELTVGQLAQRSGLAVSALHFYERKGLIHSRRTAGNQRRYPRSVLRRVAVIRAAQRAGIPLTTVEEAFAQLPERGTPSRADWERMSQAWREEIQGRIDRLEHLRDRLDGCIGCGCLSMTSCALVNPEDRLGREGPGAPALDL from the coding sequence GTGACGCCGGAAGAACTTGCCGAGGAATTGACCGTCGGGCAGCTGGCACAGCGCAGCGGCCTGGCGGTCTCTGCTTTGCACTTTTATGAGCGCAAGGGCCTGATCCATAGCCGCCGCACGGCGGGGAACCAGCGCCGGTACCCGCGGTCGGTGCTGCGCCGTGTGGCGGTGATTCGCGCCGCGCAACGGGCCGGCATCCCCTTGACCACGGTGGAGGAGGCCTTCGCGCAGCTCCCGGAGCGGGGGACCCCGAGCCGGGCTGACTGGGAGCGCATGTCCCAGGCGTGGCGGGAGGAAATTCAAGGCAGGATCGACCGGTTGGAGCACCTGCGCGACCGCTTGGATGGCTGCATTGGGTGCGGTTGCCTGTCCATGACCTCCTGCGCACTGGTCAACCCGGAGGATCGGCTCGGCAGGGAAGGCCCCGGCGCTCCGGCACTGGATCTCTAA
- a CDS encoding enoyl-CoA hydratase/isomerase family protein translates to MIELSIADGIATVTLNAPQKMNSLDPAALAELSEAYDAAAAAVERGEVRALLLKGEGRGFCAGRDISGVDPADDDVIGYLGGTVQPVLEKMAAFPAPTFAAVQGACLGVGLGLAIATDVVYVADNAKIGSPFANLGATLDSGGHWLFTERLGAHRTLDLIYTAELISGEQAVAEGLFSRSFPADELMERSEEIVARVASGATGAFRASKELVAQIRDQRLGLWESMANENRAQADLCSTDDYAEGFAAFQQKRKPEFSGR, encoded by the coding sequence GTGATCGAGCTCAGCATCGCGGACGGTATCGCGACCGTCACCCTCAACGCCCCGCAGAAGATGAACTCGCTGGACCCCGCCGCGCTGGCGGAACTGTCCGAGGCCTACGATGCGGCCGCGGCCGCCGTCGAGCGCGGCGAGGTCCGCGCCCTGCTCCTGAAGGGGGAGGGGCGCGGGTTCTGTGCCGGGCGGGACATCTCCGGCGTGGACCCCGCGGACGACGACGTCATCGGGTACCTCGGCGGCACCGTTCAGCCGGTGCTGGAAAAGATGGCCGCGTTCCCGGCCCCGACGTTCGCGGCCGTCCAGGGCGCGTGCCTCGGCGTCGGGCTCGGCCTCGCGATCGCCACCGACGTCGTCTACGTGGCGGACAACGCCAAGATCGGCTCGCCGTTCGCCAACCTCGGGGCCACGCTGGATTCGGGCGGGCACTGGCTGTTCACCGAGCGCCTCGGGGCACACCGCACGTTGGATCTGATTTACACGGCGGAACTCATCAGCGGCGAGCAGGCCGTGGCGGAGGGCCTGTTCAGCCGCTCCTTCCCGGCGGATGAGCTCATGGAGCGCTCGGAAGAGATCGTCGCCCGCGTCGCGTCAGGAGCCACCGGGGCCTTCCGCGCCTCTAAGGAACTGGTGGCCCAGATTCGGGACCAGCGGCTCGGGCTGTGGGAGTCCATGGCGAACGAGAATCGCGCCCAAGCCGATCTGTGCTCCACCGACGACTACGCCGAGGGCTTCGCGGCCTTCCAGCAGAAGCGGAAGCCGGAGTTCTCCGGGCGGTAG
- the paaE gene encoding 1,2-phenylacetyl-CoA epoxidase subunit PaaE, with amino-acid sequence MTETATSRRRAAFHTLDVAEVRRLTADAVEVTFAVPESLEGEFDYVPGQYVALRKELPDAEGTVQEIRRSYSICAEPVPGEIRVAIKRDLGGIFSTWANEHLAAGEKIDVMSPTGAFISKHKMTGLNDPESIDTDTEHTFVAVAAGSGITPVLAIARTVLAANDSTRFDLIYANKASADVMFLEELADLKDRYPSRFALHHVLSREQRISPLLSGRIDAEKLTALLDNVIRTDQVDEWFLCGPFELVQLVRDSLDTKGVEADHVRYELFTTGKPAKPEGHIGRPVQVDEAGDNFEIEFRLDGLQGEVKSPKSGGETILNAALRARPDVPFACAGGVCGTCRAKLTDGDVKMGENYALEQDEVDNGYILTCQSRPTSDRVRVDFDA; translated from the coding sequence ATGACTGAAACTGCAACTAGCCGCCGCCGCGCGGCGTTCCACACGCTCGACGTCGCCGAGGTGCGCCGACTGACCGCGGACGCCGTCGAGGTGACGTTCGCGGTGCCGGAGTCGCTCGAGGGCGAGTTCGACTACGTGCCCGGCCAGTACGTGGCCCTGCGCAAGGAACTGCCGGACGCTGAGGGCACGGTCCAGGAGATCCGCCGCAGCTACTCGATTTGCGCCGAGCCCGTGCCCGGGGAAATCCGGGTGGCCATTAAGCGGGACCTCGGCGGCATCTTCTCCACGTGGGCCAACGAGCACCTGGCCGCCGGGGAGAAAATTGACGTGATGAGCCCGACGGGGGCGTTCATCTCCAAGCACAAGATGACCGGGCTCAACGACCCAGAATCTATCGACACGGACACCGAGCACACGTTCGTGGCCGTGGCCGCCGGCTCCGGCATCACCCCGGTGCTGGCCATCGCGCGCACCGTGCTGGCCGCCAACGACTCGACGCGGTTCGACCTGATCTACGCGAACAAGGCCTCCGCGGACGTGATGTTCCTCGAGGAACTGGCGGACCTGAAGGACCGCTACCCCTCCCGCTTCGCGCTGCACCACGTGCTCTCCCGCGAGCAGCGCATTTCCCCGCTGTTGTCCGGGCGCATCGACGCGGAGAAGCTGACCGCGCTGTTGGACAACGTGATCCGCACCGATCAGGTCGATGAGTGGTTCCTGTGCGGACCGTTCGAGTTGGTGCAGCTGGTGCGGGATTCGCTCGACACCAAGGGCGTCGAGGCGGACCATGTGCGCTACGAGCTGTTCACCACGGGCAAGCCGGCCAAGCCGGAGGGCCACATCGGCCGCCCCGTGCAGGTGGACGAGGCCGGAGACAACTTTGAGATCGAGTTCCGCCTCGACGGCTTGCAGGGCGAGGTGAAGTCTCCCAAGTCGGGCGGCGAGACCATCCTGAACGCGGCCCTGCGTGCCCGGCCGGACGTTCCCTTCGCGTGCGCCGGCGGCGTGTGCGGCACGTGCCGGGCCAAGTTGACCGACGGCGACGTGAAGATGGGGGAGAACTACGCGCTGGAACAGGACGAGGTGGACAACGGATACATCCTCACCTGCCAGTCACGCCCCACGAGCGACCGCGTCCGCGTCGATTTCGACGCCTAG
- the paaD gene encoding 1,2-phenylacetyl-CoA epoxidase subunit PaaD, translating into MALQNTDTDLWTIAAQVTDPEIPVLTIEDLGILRDVQREGEDAVVVTITPTYSGCPAMGTIQVDLENVFSKHGLGARVELVLTPAWSTDWMSEEGKAKLEAYGIAPPTGTKPAGPVSLGLTVKCPRCHSLKTKELSRFGSTSCKALYQCQECLEPFDYFKVLS; encoded by the coding sequence ATGGCTCTGCAGAACACGGACACTGACCTCTGGACGATCGCCGCGCAGGTGACGGACCCGGAGATCCCGGTGTTGACCATCGAGGATCTGGGCATCCTGCGTGACGTGCAGCGCGAGGGCGAAGACGCCGTCGTCGTCACCATCACCCCGACCTACTCCGGCTGCCCGGCCATGGGCACCATCCAGGTGGATCTGGAAAACGTGTTCAGCAAGCACGGCCTCGGCGCCCGCGTGGAGCTGGTGCTGACGCCAGCGTGGAGCACGGACTGGATGAGTGAGGAGGGCAAGGCCAAGCTGGAGGCCTACGGGATCGCCCCGCCCACCGGCACCAAGCCCGCCGGCCCCGTCTCGCTGGGACTGACCGTGAAGTGCCCGCGCTGCCACTCGCTGAAGACCAAGGAACTCTCCCGCTTCGGCTCCACCTCCTGCAAGGCGCTCTACCAGTGCCAGGAGTGCTTGGAACCATTTGACTACTTCAAGGTTTTGTCATGA
- the paaC gene encoding 1,2-phenylacetyl-CoA epoxidase subunit PaaC, which translates to MSHHLEEEIAEDLQSYGDITASATRVTPGNALRPEDIAVAGEAPASDAIAEYALWLGDDALILAQRLSWWISRGPEIEEDIALGNIALDQLGHARSFLIYAGKGLGKSEDELAYWREEEEFRSCALVEQPNGDFAVTIVRQLLVSVYQNLLYTALLQSSDETIAAVAAKAVKEVDYHRDHAIQWTLRLGLGTEESARRMRVALADLWPYVEELFTDEQLHDDVGDAGVRPSTLRAAWDEEITAILSDAALDVPQVPAAMGRGRHGEHTEHLGYLLAEMQVLARKHPGASW; encoded by the coding sequence GTGAGCCATCATCTGGAAGAGGAGATCGCCGAGGACCTGCAGTCCTACGGTGACATCACGGCGTCCGCGACGCGCGTGACGCCGGGCAACGCTCTGCGCCCCGAGGATATTGCCGTGGCGGGTGAGGCGCCGGCGAGCGACGCCATCGCCGAGTACGCGCTGTGGCTGGGCGACGACGCCCTGATCCTTGCGCAGCGGCTGTCCTGGTGGATTTCCCGCGGCCCCGAGATCGAAGAGGACATCGCCCTCGGCAACATCGCCCTCGATCAGCTGGGCCATGCCCGGTCCTTCCTCATCTATGCGGGCAAGGGCCTCGGCAAGTCCGAGGACGAGCTGGCCTACTGGCGCGAGGAGGAGGAATTCCGCTCCTGCGCCCTCGTGGAGCAGCCCAATGGCGATTTCGCCGTGACGATTGTCCGCCAGCTGCTGGTCTCGGTCTACCAGAACTTGTTGTACACCGCGCTGCTGCAGTCCTCGGATGAGACCATCGCCGCCGTCGCCGCGAAGGCCGTGAAGGAAGTGGACTACCACCGGGATCACGCGATCCAGTGGACGCTGCGCTTGGGTCTGGGCACGGAGGAGTCCGCGCGCCGCATGCGCGTCGCACTGGCGGACCTGTGGCCGTATGTGGAGGAGCTGTTCACGGACGAGCAGCTGCACGACGACGTCGGCGACGCCGGCGTGCGCCCGTCCACCTTGCGCGCGGCGTGGGATGAGGAGATCACCGCGATCCTGTCCGACGCCGCCCTGGACGTGCCGCAGGTTCCCGCCGCCATGGGCCGCGGACGCCACGGCGAACACACCGAGCACTTGGGCTACCTGCTGGCCGAGATGCAGGTGTTGGCTCGCAAGCACCCGGGCGCTAGCTGGTAA
- the paaB gene encoding 1,2-phenylacetyl-CoA epoxidase subunit PaaB translates to MTDNTSWPLWEVFVRSSRGLSHVHAGSLHAPDAEMAVRNARDLYTRRNEGISLWVVQSEDIISSDPDSKDQFFESPKGKDYRHATYYTKSEGVKHL, encoded by the coding sequence ATGACTGACAACACGAGCTGGCCCCTGTGGGAAGTCTTCGTTCGCTCCTCCCGCGGGTTGTCCCATGTGCATGCGGGTTCGTTGCACGCGCCGGACGCCGAGATGGCCGTCCGCAACGCTCGGGACCTCTACACGCGCCGGAACGAGGGCATCTCCCTGTGGGTCGTGCAGTCCGAGGACATCATCTCCTCCGACCCCGACTCCAAGGATCAGTTCTTCGAGTCCCCCAAGGGCAAGGACTACCGGCACGCCACGTACTACACCAAGAGTGAAGGGGTGAAGCACCTGTGA
- the paaA gene encoding 1,2-phenylacetyl-CoA epoxidase subunit PaaA, with the protein MAEQNGARLTAVASEEDRAGQAHFDEIIAKDSRIEPRDWMPEAYRKGLTRQVSQHAHSEIIGMQPEANWITRAPSLKRKAILMAKVQDEAGHGLYLYSAAETLGTPRDTLNDQLLSGRAKYSSIFNYPARTWADMGAIGWLVDGAAIANQVPLCRASYGPYGRAMVRICKEESFHQRQGFEILLELANGTEAQKKMAQDAVDRFYEPALMMFGPPDADSPNSQQSMEWNIKRFSNDDLRQRFVGMIVEQAKVLGLTLPDPELRFDEETGQWIHQDLNWDEFKAVISGNGPCNAQRLARRREAHENGAWVREAAAAYAAQQAEKVA; encoded by the coding sequence ATGGCTGAGCAAAACGGCGCCCGCCTAACGGCCGTCGCATCCGAGGAAGATCGCGCCGGGCAGGCGCACTTTGACGAGATCATTGCGAAGGATTCGCGCATCGAGCCCCGTGACTGGATGCCGGAGGCCTACCGCAAGGGCCTGACGCGACAGGTCTCCCAGCACGCGCATTCGGAGATCATCGGCATGCAGCCGGAGGCCAACTGGATCACCCGGGCTCCGAGCCTGAAGCGCAAGGCCATCCTGATGGCCAAGGTGCAGGACGAGGCCGGCCATGGTCTGTACCTGTACTCCGCCGCGGAAACCCTCGGCACCCCGCGGGACACGCTGAACGATCAGCTGCTCTCCGGGCGCGCTAAGTACTCCTCGATCTTCAACTACCCGGCCCGCACGTGGGCGGACATGGGGGCCATCGGCTGGCTGGTCGACGGCGCCGCGATCGCCAATCAGGTCCCGCTGTGCCGCGCCTCCTACGGCCCCTACGGCCGCGCGATGGTGCGCATCTGCAAGGAGGAGTCCTTCCACCAGCGGCAGGGCTTCGAGATCCTGCTGGAGTTGGCCAACGGCACCGAGGCACAGAAGAAGATGGCCCAAGACGCCGTCGACCGGTTCTACGAGCCGGCGCTGATGATGTTCGGCCCGCCGGACGCGGACTCGCCGAACTCGCAGCAGTCCATGGAATGGAACATCAAGCGCTTCTCCAACGATGACCTGCGCCAGCGGTTCGTGGGCATGATCGTGGAACAGGCCAAGGTGCTGGGCCTGACCTTGCCGGATCCCGAACTGCGGTTCGACGAGGAAACCGGACAGTGGATTCATCAGGACCTGAACTGGGACGAATTCAAGGCCGTGATCTCCGGAAACGGCCCCTGCAACGCGCAGCGCCTGGCGCGCCGCCGCGAAGCACATGAGAACGGCGCCTGGGTGCGCGAAGCCGCCGCGGCCTACGCGGCTCAGCAGGCAGAAAAGGTGGCCTAA